From Daucus carota subsp. sativus chromosome 6, DH1 v3.0, whole genome shotgun sequence:
TTCTCTTTTACTGCTGGTGCATATTTAAGTAATCAGTATTTGTTCTGCACCTCGAGGATGGACCAATTACTATTGACTTGGTTTATGTTGCTGGAACTAAGTAGCTGCACTAATCTTGCACAAACTCCAGTACTTCATTCTTATATACAAAACTTTTATAGCTTCCAAAAGTCAcaaaacttttatattttattcatcgtACAAGACTTTTAATCTTACTTGATGACAATTACAAAACTTTTATAGCTTGGCAATGCAAAGCAGGCGAAGTCTCAAGCAAATCAAAGGAAAGCATTGAGGCCCTCCTCTGTCTTGGCCGCGACCATTCCACAAAGCGTCCCCCTGATGGCAGGACTGCTGTGGTAGCACTCACCTCCCGGACACCAACCCACTTAGCTTGCATGTACTTCTGCTTCCTCCATGGAGCAATATGCATTTTCCTTTCTTTCATGCACTTTTTGGAAGCAGAACATAAAATCTTCACCACAGCTCTCAGCCTTTCAGTTTTTCCAACATACACCTCAGGTAGTCGGTTGGTCAGTTGGCAGTAATCTTCTCCAGCTCTGGCTATCTCAAATTCAGCTCGGAAATTTAACTCAATAACCACTCTGATTTCTCCTTTGTTGATACTTGAGTTGTCTACCACTTCTAAATATGTATGATCCCCTGTATGGATTACAATCATGTCAAATATAGTCCCATAGATGTTTAGAAATATCACGGGGAGTGTCATGTCATGACCttaaatactttattaactACTGTGATGCTTTCTTAACTAATGACATAAAATTACCTGATGGGATTTCTTTTGTACTCATCCACTTCGACTtgcatatggcacaattgtacTTTGCAGTTTGAAGGCGGAGAGATATTTCTTTTTGCAGGCAATTTCTGCAATCTGCCAACGGTTTCCGACAAACACAAGTAGTACCTCCCAATTTTATGTCCCTTATAGTCTCTTTGGTTGTTTTTCTTATCTTTGACTCTGCAGAGCTGCTCCTTCGCAAAGTTGCCTGCAAATGTGATCAAAGGAAAAACAATCAGTTTAATTCAAAAACCACAGATACAATATTATGGACAGTGGACACATTCCTAAGGAAAGTAACCTGTAGAAGTTGGTCTTGTGATTCCCAAAACACCTTATTCTTCTCAGCACTGCAAGAAtctacatcatcatcatcatcatccatttcctcAGCAACATAATCTCCAGAGCTATCACTATTGCCAGAAGAAAAATACGAGCTGTTTGACGATTCTAAACCCTCttccaaaaatccaaatatcATGACACTAGGACTTGCTGGATCAcctgaataattttttaaagtgcGATCAGACTCTTGGCAATCAGCCAGACTTCTAGGAAACTCTCTAGACATGTTATAATCTTACAAAGTCTTTATGTGCTTGAATGTATCAGATGGCAGGGTTGCCCTTTTATAGTCAACTTCTGATGCCTCTATGACCCACAACTCTGCTGATATAGTCCACTTTTTGTCTATATGGCATGTGATAATTTGATAAAGAACCTAAAAGATATTATTAGACATTCTCACAGCTGAGATCCACGTCAGTCTGGCCAATGATCTGAGCTCAAGAATACTTATCAGATTATTTGGATATTCTAATCCAACtactttatttaaaaagaacttATTCTGTAACaggattatataaaaattagattAATTAAGCCACTAGTCTTGGTCCTAATCTTCTGCAGCAAACTGATCTAGTGACATAATTCCAGCTGGTAAATTTTGTAATTAAGCGCAGGTTGCACAAACCCGACCATGTAATGTCTAACCTTGTACCACACAAGTGGGCCTGGCATAGAAAATTTGGGACATTCCTAAAAGTTATGCGAATACTGGAAGCAGTCACAAATTGGCATCTTACTATTCCAAATCATTATCCTACAGCAAACCACCACCAAATATAATAGTTCACACATTTGTTTTCATCACTTCACTCATGGAACTCGAGTAATAGTTTTGATTGTATTGTCGAACTTGTTAATATGCTAGATGTATAGGGCATTTTAAGGATTCCAAGTAGAAATTGTTAGAATAGttttgataccatgttaagttacCAACTCTTCGTTATCTTTATGttagtatatataattaatatgtataCTGTGTTAATGTTGATACTATTAAGTTGTTTCTTTTGTACCACAAAGTGGCTTTTTTGGATCAGTATCACATCATTAGCATTAAAAATTGGCCACAATATGCAGCAGATCAATGGAAAGGAAAAGTATTATAAGAACAAGATTACCAGAAAAAATGTCCCAAAGATTCTACCGTAAAAAATGGAGGAAAATAGATACACTGTTCCCTACACAAAACTAGAGGCATGTATCAAGTAACATGCTCTAGAGTTTTGTTATCAGAACTATAAAACAATCAAAtacataattaacaaaaatatcaCCAACAAAGGACCGTTTATTTATTCTCATAGAAACTAGTCTTCTGTACCTCAAAATCCAATTTTAACCAttcaaagtttaaaaaaatgctataaaaaatcaaaatcaccaaGCAGAATGTCTCTTGCAGACATTCTTCTTTTTGGTAGCCCATATATCTATCTTCACGACCTTCTGAACAAATATCGGAACTTAACTTATTCATTTGGTGGGCCAGAAAAGGACAATTATTTGGCTTATTAATTTCTTAATAGAATCTGAAGTAATTCAATAGTGCCAAGCTGTTTAGTGAGTGCCTGCTAATAATTGTTAGTGGATATGCTGGTATCTTCTAGGATGCTAGTTTTATAGACATTTTCTGCTTTTGTGGAACTTCCTAACAGAACCTAGTTAGGAAAACATTTACATATTGTCGTAAGATTAGGGGCAGCAGCAGCACAGAAGCTCGTGGATTACTAGCTAATAGCTATACCCTTCCAATAAATAGGCTAAAATGTAGTAACAAGTTAGGttcaatattataaaaattatactgACATGCTTCAAAGTCGAAAACTCAATAGTTATATGCAACTGAGAAACAAGAGATAAGGAAGACGTCGTTATCATTGCTGATGAAAGGATTAACTAATACATGCAATTAAGTAATTAACCATCTGATGTCTGGGGATAAGTTTTTATTATCTTTCCGTCACTGTCAAACTGTCATCCACACTACAAATTTACTTGAGAGAAAGTAAAAGTAGACAAGCAACATTATGGCATCAACaagcaaatttaaaaatatgaagaaAATTCGAACAATGATCTGATATAATAATGCTGTATTATAACGACGTCCATTAAATAATTAACATTAACATAAAAGTGCCCGAATAATAGTACTAAATAGGCTGAGCTCATTAAATAATCATAAACAAATTAAGGTTATCAAATAGCAAGGTTTTCTAGTAACAAGTAGGCTGAAATGTGACACAGCATGATAGATACTAAAATCTGGATCTGAGATAAAAAGAACGGGGCAGGTGAGATCCGAGATGCCAAAAGCAGAAGTTAAACCttgcaaaattaaaatttgacagTGATGGAAGTATATTTTAACAGCAAAGTACACAAAAGTGATGGAAAAGTTGGTTCATGGCACACCTAAGAAGTTCACTTAGTCACTTCTATCTTCTATTTATGTAAgattacaaattataacaaTCACATTTTCCACTAAGCCTGTTCTCACCCAGAAAGCCAATCAAATAGACAAACGGAAAAACTAATGCTTTTTTATCGCAGAACACCAAGTGAAAGTGCTAAAATATGAGATCATATATGACGAGAAATTGAGCATCAAATAATTTTGGTACACATATGTCATTTTTAGAATGAAGTTTGTTTTTGTGGTCTTGGAAACAATCtttaacaagaaaataaaaaaaaaataggaaaatGTTGCCTAGGTCTGAAACCTTCTTCGTATCCGGATAATGGGGGAGACTTGTGCACTTTTACGCATGCTATATCGCGATTTCATAATGCATTTGGTAGCATGTGTATTCCACTCATCAACCTTGTGTTAAGCAACCACATGAAGAACATCAACTTACAAACATCTAAAATAGATTATTTCGGTCAATTTTATACGGGTTCTGGCTACTACTGCAACTGTTTTAGAATCGCCACCTCTTAATTCTATATGTGTCAGTCAGCTCCAATGGCTACTTAATGTAATCTGTCccttttttgaattttatatcgGAAAATCAAAAGCCTAACAAACAATTTGCATAATTTATTCAAGACTTCAGGCCAAAACCAAACATATTTCTCATATGAAAGCAGGACTAGTACCCATATCTTACCCCTTTTTCACGAGGTCGAGATTTTATTTCTGCGAAAAACCCTATTTGAAGCTGAGAAGTAAAAACAAGATCAAAATTCCAAAATCCATCTCAAAATTGAACAAAGTAATCACAACTGTATGTAATTCTAAGGGTTTTACATATAACAAAATCAGAGCAAACAGTCATCCCAAAGAAACACAGAATAACCACAAGATACAAAGATTTTACAGTGAAAAAAATACTTTACCCTAGCTCCTTCCTCGTGGCATTGCAGTTCGTTGCAACAATGTACATTCAATAAATTACGTGAATTAGAAATGAAGAACAATAACTAATCTTGAAGACAAAAAATGCACCAGCCGGGAATCGAACCCGGGTCTGTACCGTGGCAGGGTACTATTCTACCACTAGACCACTGGTGCCTTGCTGAGACATCGATTAACCATATAAAAGAGTCGTTATCGATTTTATAAAGCTGTGCACGAGACTAGTAAAAATGCTCAATTTCTTTAACCGAGAGAAATACCACGAGCACAGATCAAATATTCGAACATGCATCACAATATTGGACAATTTTATCTGTACATTTTATTAAATCcctaaatcatatatattcttttatttaGGGTTAATGCAAATATTAAACCTTGCATCACAATATTGGACAATTTTATCTGTACATTTTATTACATCcctaaatcatatatattcttttatttaGGGTTAATGCAAATATTAAACCTTGCAGATGATCCATCTTCCATTTAATGCAGAAATTGCAAAAAAATTACTCCCACTATAACATACAAATTCATAAGGGTTCTGTATTGAGTGTAATTTCAGAACAAACTAAGAAAAAGTAAGGATAGCAAGTTGCTATCCTTGCTATTAGCAACTATGAGGCCACGCCTTTATAACGCCTAGCAAGATATATttcattttcgatttttttttattctgggAACTTATTGTCAAAACATGACATactattaattttgaataaatttaatattacacaCTATACATAGATTTACTATCTTAATAGGGGAGAGCTTCTTCACTCTCTCTCCTTGCAAATACACAACTCAATCACCTAGCTCCACGATTGCCAACATACATCGGATTAGGTGTCACTTGAGGTTCAATAATACCCACTCTTGCCTTCTCAATCCGTGCTCGTCGAGCTGCTTCCTGGATCTGGCGGTCATGATCTTTAAGCATTTGATCAACATTGTTTGACGGAACAAGCAAGGGACCGGAGAAATGGATCTTATTTCCCTTTCCCTGAAAACCCTGACCGTTctagaaaatattttacaaatgcaAATAACAGAAAAAGTGTTAGAAAGCATTTTAGAGCAACCAAGAGAAGCAAGAGCAAAAGAATTAAACAGAAAGCACGATCTGATTTTGTTTAGTATCATTCATGACCACAAGGTTTAAAAGTTTTGTCACAAGGCTTACCAGTATTGATTCTTTCGTACTGCCTAATAAATTTCCCATCTGACGAGAACCAGTAGTTCCCTGAGTTTGATGCTTTATATCCTGCTTCCTGGCACTCCCCCATTCGTCAAATGTTTCTGAAACCCTGCGTGCTTGATCTGCTGCTGCTTGATGTGGGGGGCAGAATTTATCTCGAGAATCTTCACTCGTCAGAGTCCTTGATGCTACTAAACCAGAGAGCGAGGATAAATTTGTCCTGGGTAAAACAACAGGCATGGCTTCGTTTTTCTTTGCAGCCTTTGTCCATCCAACACCTGGAACTAATGGCCCTGAATATGAAGCTCTGTTCGGAGGTTGTTCAATTTGCTCTTTTCTACCTTCTTTCGAAGCTTGAGTTGCTCTAGGTGGACCAATTGGAAAACCAGAAGCAGCTTCGTCCTTCTGACGGTTAAATTGCTCACTTCGGGTCTTAGGATTCGACCGTCCTCGTTTCTGTggcacaaaaaagaaaattaaatagAAAGGAAAAGCAATGAATATGAGGTACTCTTAAAAACGCTGTAAGTTCCAGCAATCCACTTTAGCCTAAATTAAGCTCCGTCTCCAGATGTGGTAGATAGATGGAAACTAGAGTCCCTTATACGGCACAGGGAATGTTTGGcctttttagaaaaattaatcaCAACCTTTTTGAAGTTATCAAGAATTTTTCTCCATATTCTATATCATCTCAAATAcgctaatatatatgtatacatatcgAGGAATGTAAACACTTAGCCCATGCTCCAGGTACCTGCAATGATGTCGCTAACTCAGCATTAGCATCGGGGGCAGGTACAGCCCGAGAATCTCTTGGTCTACTCGTGTCCCTTTCAACTTTATCGTCCTTGATACCCACTCCTTGCCTGAATAATAACAATCAAAATTAGCATTCTGAAGATCAACATGGACGGCAATGCAAAGCTAAGTGACACTGCCTAGAAAATTTACTGGAACAAGAAAAGGCGAGGGAAAAAAATTACCCCAACTAGAAGTTCAAGCCTAAATGGCAAAAAGTCGATCATAAGTAAAGATAAAACCCATGTTGGCCTTGGGCATCATATAAATGAGGATATGTATTATCAGTTCCTTTTACTAATTATCTTCAACAACAGGCAAATGTAGATAATATAATATGGGTTGCACTCCATCAACAACACTCTTGCATAAGCATAACGAACACTTTCATAACACTACATTTTCCATAAAAGATGATTTCTTTGGATTAAAATTACTAAGTTTAACAATAAAGCTTAACATATCGAAtctcatcaaaattttaaaaatcaaatattactgAATCTTGTATAGAATCCAACATAGAATCTTATATACATCTTCtgaagaataaaatttaaaaaaaatcatgttaCGCTTAATCCAAATTTTGTTGTTAAGTCCATGTTAGACTAgaatctaaataaaattttaggcAGATTTGAtggtgttttttatttttatttatgtaagGGTGTTCTTTACGGAGAAAGCGAGAATATATAATCCAGTTCTAAGCAACCTGATCCCCAAGTCGtgtttcatatatccataaattCATTATCAGGATTTTCAAGGTACAGTAAaacatctataaattaataacgtCGGGACcgccaaattatttttaattaatcaagatTCTTAATTAATCGaggttaaatatatatatatatattgtcgcTATTATGTTGGGACCAATAAATATGtagttcaaatattaatttatcgtGGGTTATTACCTAATCGAGGTTTTActgtattataataaaaattgattttaggCAATTGTAGGGATTCAATAAAGTGTTACTGATCCAAGATTCCTTATCATTTAGGGTCCTGCATTTATATTCTATGCCCTGGGATACATTTAGTTCTCTTACTTTCTAAGCTAGTTTAGGTTTTAGAAGacgaatataaaaatattattagttaGCAACTCTCCTATTAAAAGCCCTGATCCATGCAAATATCATGCTTCTACAGTTAAGAAATTTTTGGGAAAATGGATGTGTTGTGGGTAGTCCACCCAGACTTATCTTTCTATTGTCTTATTCCATAAAATTGTGTTATTAATTATTGGCCTCCCTCAAAAGCTATAAGTGACCGGTGATTCAACAGACTAGCAGAAAGTCAGTAGTTGTTCAAATGAAGATGCCTAATTCAAGAGCACAAACCTTCGCGCCTCTTCACCGCGCAGTTTTGCATCAATCTCTTTACTGGGAGGGTATTTAGGCAAAGTTGCAGGATCACAGGCATGTGGTTCCACAATAAAGAACTGCCAGACACGTGAAACTGGTCAGCACCTTACAATATTGAAGGTCAAAAGGCAATTACATGAGGTTCATCATTTTTCTTAACCACATAAAAGTAACAATAATAGAGGTACTTGCCTCGCTCTTTAGTGCAGAAGCTGCAGTCCCTCTTTGAGCAGGATCAACTGCAAGTAAGGTCTCTATAAGACCCACAGCAGCATCAGGAAAGTCTTTGAATGTTTCCGCTAGACGTCTTCTATAGGGCTGCTTAGGCTTGAATACTGTAGATTTGTGAAGCTTGGATTTTTTCCAATAATCCTCAGATGGTGAGCCACaaagtttaaatattttatgcaaTTGCTCAACCTGTAACAGAAGCGCAAAACACCGGTAGTTATTagcgaatatttttttaagatgcTAATACTGGGGATTCAGATAACATAAGTGCACTGTGAAGCTCCCTGACATGAACGCTGCAAGATCTTGTCATAAGCAGCATGGTGTAACCTTACAACAGTTAGATCCATGATGCACTATTTGCATGTTTTGAAAGTAGTGAAAACTAGGGTGACTATGAAGTTTAAGTTCAAGTCACGTAATTTACACCTAACTTATCCTAACATATACTAACAATTATTCTCTGTGTTTGGATTGGATTGATCTTTATTTATATACTCTACTTAAAGTATGCAACTTGTCAATATTCCGTGGAACTATGGAAGAGTAACTACCTATATAGTCAAGTCCTTCTCACTTGAAGGAGACTAAATAGTGACATGGTAGAAACTAGTAAGGTACCTCTGTTCTTCCAGGCATGATAGGCTTCCCGGCATACAGTTCACCAAGAATGCAACCGCTACTCCAAAGATCAATTGCAACTCCGTAATAGGTGGCTCCAAGCAATAGTTCTGGTGGTCGATACCAAAGAGTCACAACATGACTTGTTAATGGTGCACTCTGACGGTGCTCGAAAAAGCTTGCCAAGCCAAAGTCAGCAATTTTAAGAATGCCATTATCATCAATCAAAAGATTTGAACCCTTTATGTCACGGTGAAGAACACCATGACTATGACAATGATCAAGCCCGCTCAATAGTTGCTGCATGTAGCATTTAACCTACATAGATAATACAATACAAAAACAACTCATAAAAAGTGAGGCTGAAAGAGAACAAGGGGTGCAATGATTAGCGTGCTGTCATTTTGCCAATCTACATGTAAATTCTGACTTTTAAATAAGACATTACAAAATCCTCTTCTACAATTATCACTTCATAGAAGAGGTAAAATgagaatataattttcatttgttGGCAAACAAAATTAGCAGATTTCAAAATATGTGAGAAATACCTGTGGTTCTGTGAATTTTACACCAGGAAGGGATGCAAGTCCAGTAAGATCATGTTCCATGTACTCAAAAACAAGGTACAAACTGGAAGATGTCCGGGAAGTGACCAATCCctctaattttataatatttggatGATCCAGCCTCCGTAAAATAAGGATTTCCCTGGCCATAAACTTGACACTCTCGCGATCTAAATTATCAAACCGCACTCTTTTAAGAGCAACGAATTTCTTATTTAGTACGTCACGAGCCTTGTATACACTACTATATGTACCTTGGCCAATCTGCAAGAATAATATGTCAGGGACCAAAACTCCAACTAAAATCGAGAGGGCGACATATAATGATATTGACTTTCACATAATATAGAGTACTAGCACCAAAACATGAGAGAAAATGCATTAAAGTTTTGCTACCACTCCCTATTCTTGGAAGCCACTACTTGAAATGAAAAAAGAGGCATTTCCAAAAAGAAAACTGAAgaaaaactaaatatttataatttttatatacgtAATAGGGTTTGTTTGCATTGCTGCACTATTTAATAGCTATGCTAGATTTCCCACTTCATGTTCCTGTTTCTTGTGCCATACATTGTTTGTATAAGTACTTACATGGATATTATGATGAGTGGAACCAAAAAGGAAGGTCAGTCAGTCTCAGTCATGTTAATCAACAGCAAGAAAGATAATATAGAAAGCAATTATCGATAAACATCCATAATCTATATTATTAATCTGTAATGTACATAAGTCTTTCACACACAAAAAGCACATTAGGATAATctctaaataaattaaaagggGTCGTGTACTAGAAATTGATACCTTCTCAAGTTTCTCAAAAGTATCGGCCCGTCGTGGAATCCATCCCTTTATCGATTCAGCAGCAGCTGCAACAAGCCAAGAAGGCCAGCCTGCTGCAATAAGTTCCGCTTGAGCAGCACTGGAAATACTTGCTGGAATTGAATCGACAAGTTGAGTCTTTTTCTTCTCCGATTGCTCATCACGTACCCTTCTTGAATTATTGGTTCTCTTATCAATATAACCAACTCTAGCATCACCATTTTCCCTCTTATCTTTCGCTCTAAAACTCTCAACCCTCTTCCCAGAATTTCCCCGAGACAGCACCAAAGCTCCCTGTCTCGATTTCGGACTCTCACGCCTTTCTCCCTCAGGCGAAGAAGGCTTACCACATAAACCCCCCATAGCTAAAATCCCCTAGTACACAAATAAACAAATCTACCCAAATTACCAACCCCAACAATACCCCAAAATCATAACATTCCCATCAAATTAGATTCAAAAATCATGTAAATAgccaatctagacaataattgCAAAGAAAAACCAGCTTAAATGGTTTAAAAAAACCAAGAACACGATAAACAcaaaaaagaaatgaaatttgaattgcTTATGAATAAACAAGAGCAGACGTATGTAGATAATGGTAAAGGCTTAGTAGTCAAACAAAGAGATCAGCTTGTTGAATATGTTACTTTTGACCCTTTTACGCGCTTgagaaaatatatacaataatcatCTGTACAAGATATTCACAgctatataataaaaaagaaaaatagtaaAAAGATAGAGGGAGAAAGAGATAGAGATGACTTGCCGGCAGGCGGAGTCAAAGAAATGCCCCACAATCAACACTCACATACAtcatctccctctctctcatctctctctcgaTCTTGATCTCGATATACATAATTCGAGTGTTTAATGAAGTGATCAAGAGGGATCAGCTCAAACGGAAATCAGGGAAGAGTCGTTAGAGACTTGTTAGTTACAGTTGT
This genomic window contains:
- the LOC108225274 gene encoding uncharacterized protein LOC108225274; its protein translation is MSREFPRSLADCQESDRTLKNYSGDPASPSVMIFGFLEEGLESSNSSYFSSGNSDSSGDYVAEEMDDDDDDVDSCSAEKNKVFWESQDQLLQATLRRSSSAESKIRKTTKETIRDIKLGGTTCVCRKPLADCRNCLQKEISLRLQTAKYNCAICKSKWMSTKEIPSGDHTYLEVVDNSSINKGEIRVVIELNFRAEFEIARAGEDYCQLTNRLPEVYVGKTERLRAVVKILCSASKKCMKERKMHIAPWRKQKYMQAKWVGVREVSATTAVLPSGGRFVEWSRPRQRRASMLSFDLLETSPALHCQAIKVL
- the LOC108227636 gene encoding probable serine/threonine-protein kinase At1g54610 isoform X3; its protein translation is MGGLCGKPSSPEGERRESPKSRQGALVLSRGNSGKRVESFRAKDKRENGDARVGYIDKRTNNSRRVRDEQSEKKKTQLVDSIPASISSAAQAELIAAGWPSWLVAAAAESIKGWIPRRADTFEKLEKIGQGTYSSVYKARDVLNKKFVALKRVRFDNLDRESVKFMAREILILRRLDHPNIIKLEGLVTSRTSSSLYLVFEYMEHDLTGLASLPGVKFTEPQVKCYMQQLLSGLDHCHSHGVLHRDIKGSNLLIDDNGILKIADFGLASFFEHRQSAPLTSHVVTLWYRPPELLLGATYYGVAIDLWSSGCILGELYAGKPIMPGRTEVEQLHKIFKLCGSPSEDYWKKSKLHKSTVFKPKQPYRRRLAETFKDFPDAAVGLIETLLAVDPAQRGTAASALKSEFFIVEPHACDPATLPKYPPSKEIDAKLRGEEARRQGVGIKDDKVERDTSRPRDSRAVPAPDANAELATSLQKRGRSNPKTRSEQFNRQKDEAASGFPIGPPRATQASKEGRKEQIEQPPNRASYSGPLVPGVGWTKAAKKNEAMPVVLPRTNLSSLSGLVASRTLTSEDSRDKFCPPHQAAADQARRVSETFDEWGSARKQDIKHQTQGTTGSRQMGNLLGSTKESILGKGNKIHFSGPLLVPSNNVDQMLKDHDRQIQEAARRARIEKARVGIIEPQVTPNPMYVGNRGAR
- the LOC108227636 gene encoding probable serine/threonine-protein kinase At1g54610 isoform X1, with translation MGGLCGKPSSPEGERRESPKSRQGALVLSRGNSGKRVESFRAKDKRENGDARVGYIDKRTNNSRRVRDEQSEKKKTQLVDSIPASISSAAQAELIAAGWPSWLVAAAAESIKGWIPRRADTFEKLEKIGQGTYSSVYKARDVLNKKFVALKRVRFDNLDRESVKFMAREILILRRLDHPNIIKLEGLVTSRTSSSLYLVFEYMEHDLTGLASLPGVKFTEPQVKCYMQQLLSGLDHCHSHGVLHRDIKGSNLLIDDNGILKIADFGLASFFEHRQSAPLTSHVVTLWYRPPELLLGATYYGVAIDLWSSGCILGELYAGKPIMPGRTEVEQLHKIFKLCGSPSEDYWKKSKLHKSTVFKPKQPYRRRLAETFKDFPDAAVGLIETLLAVDPAQRGTAASALKSEFFIVEPHACDPATLPKYPPSKEIDAKLRGEEARRQGVGIKDDKVERDTSRPRDSRAVPAPDANAELATSLQKRGRSNPKTRSEQFNRQKDEAASGFPIGPPRATQASKEGRKEQIEQPPNRASYSGPLVPGVGWTKAAKKNEAMPVVLPRTNLSSLSGLVASRTLTSEDSRDKFCPPHQAAADQARRVSETFDEWGSARKQDIKHQTQGTTGSRQMGNLLGSTKESILNGQGFQGKGNKIHFSGPLLVPSNNVDQMLKDHDRQIQEAARRARIEKARVGIIEPQVTPNPMYVGNRGAR
- the LOC108227636 gene encoding probable serine/threonine-protein kinase At1g54610 isoform X2 is translated as MGGLCGKPSSPEGERRESPKSRQGALVLSRGNSGKRVESFRAKDKRENGDARVGYIDKRTNNSRRVRDEQSEKKKTQLVDSIPASISSAAQAELIAAGWPSWLVAAAAESIKGWIPRRADTFEKLEKIGQGTYSSVYKARDVLNKKFVALKRVRFDNLDRESVKFMAREILILRRLDHPNIIKLEGLVTSRTSSSLYLVFEYMEHDLTGLASLPGVKFTEPQVKCYMQQLLSGLDHCHSHGVLHRDIKGSNLLIDDNGILKIADFGLASFFEHRQSAPLTSHVVTLWYRPPELLLGATYYGVAIDLWSSGCILGELYAGKPIMPGRTEVEQLHKIFKLCGSPSEDYWKKSKLHKSTVFKPKQPYRRRLAETFKDFPDAAVGLIETLLAVDPAQRGTAASALKSEFFIVEPHACDPATLPKYPPSKEIDAKLRGEEARRQGVGIKDDKVERDTSRPRDSRAVPAPDANAELATSLQKRGRSNPKTRSEQFNRQKDEAASGFPIGPPRATQASKEGRKEQIEQPPNRASYSGPLVPGVGWTKAAKKNEAMPVVLPRTNLSSLSGLVASRTLTSEDSRDKFCPPHQAAADQARRVSETFDEWGSARKQDIKHQTQGTTGSRQMGNLLGSTKESILGFQGKGNKIHFSGPLLVPSNNVDQMLKDHDRQIQEAARRARIEKARVGIIEPQVTPNPMYVGNRGAR